From the genome of Deltaproteobacteria bacterium, one region includes:
- a CDS encoding zinc-binding dehydrogenase, protein MRAVALREHGGRDKLLALELPEPEAGAGQVRVRIRACALNHLDLWVRRGLPHLRLTYPHILGADIAGEVDAVGPGVTGVTVGQRCLVAPGLSCGRCQACLAGRDNFCRGYGILGESVSGGYAERIAIPAANLLPYPGDLPFEQAAALPLTFQTAWQMLVERARVQPGETVLVLAAASGVGVAAVQIAKLYGARVIAAASSAEKLAVAESLGADHLINYKEQKLAPEVRRLTDKRGVDVVFEHVGAATWEDSLRACAWGGRVVTCGASSGFDAPTDLRHVFFRQLSILGSTMGSKAVLFDVVKHVAAGRLRPVVGRVLPLAEAAEAHRLLEEHAVAGKVVLVP, encoded by the coding sequence ATGCGCGCAGTCGCTCTGCGGGAGCATGGAGGACGCGACAAGCTGCTCGCGCTCGAGCTGCCCGAGCCCGAGGCGGGAGCAGGACAGGTGCGGGTGCGGATCCGCGCCTGCGCGCTCAACCACCTCGACCTCTGGGTGCGCCGGGGTTTGCCCCACCTGCGGCTGACCTACCCGCACATCCTGGGAGCGGACATCGCGGGCGAGGTGGACGCCGTGGGGCCGGGCGTGACGGGCGTGACCGTCGGGCAGCGCTGCCTGGTCGCCCCGGGGCTGAGCTGCGGGCGCTGTCAGGCCTGCCTCGCCGGCCGCGACAACTTCTGCCGGGGCTACGGCATCCTCGGGGAGTCCGTCTCCGGCGGGTACGCCGAGCGCATCGCCATCCCGGCGGCGAACCTCCTCCCGTACCCGGGCGACCTCCCCTTCGAGCAGGCCGCGGCCCTGCCGCTGACCTTTCAGACCGCCTGGCAGATGCTGGTGGAACGCGCCCGCGTGCAGCCGGGGGAGACGGTGCTCGTGCTCGCCGCGGCGAGCGGCGTGGGGGTGGCGGCGGTGCAGATTGCGAAGCTCTACGGTGCGCGGGTGATCGCCGCGGCCTCGAGCGCCGAGAAGCTCGCGGTGGCCGAATCGCTCGGCGCGGACCACCTCATCAACTACAAGGAGCAGAAGCTCGCACCGGAGGTGCGCCGCCTCACGGACAAGCGCGGGGTGGACGTGGTCTTCGAGCACGTGGGTGCGGCGACCTGGGAAGACAGCCTGCGCGCCTGCGCCTGGGGCGGGCGCGTCGTGACCTGCGGGGCGAGCTCGGGCTTCGACGCGCCGACGGACCTGCGGCACGTCTTCTTCCGGCAGCTCTCGATCCTGGGTTCCACCATGGGGAGCAAGGCGGTGCTCTTCGACGTGGTCAAGCACGTGGCCGCCGGTCGGCTGCGTCCCGTGGTCGGCCGGGTCCTGCCGCTGGCCGAGGCCGCCGAGGCGCACCGGCTGCTCGAAGAGCACGCGGTGGCGGGCAAAGTCGTGCTCGTCCCCTGA
- a CDS encoding polysaccharide deacetylase family protein, which yields MPARVPLALLALLFVLGSTLPRPASAKQLVVRCGQPRPPRVALTFDDGPHPRFTREILAILKEHKVKATFFVLGGLARIFPQILREIEAQGHLLANHSWNHPRTDTPDGWRTQIQRTQDVIRKAGAHPTQYYRPPHGIVTPVVKQLATELALTIVLYTVLSSDWQGMKAEALTQQVVKGLRPGGIVVLHDGGRNRTETVKAVPGIIKGLREKGLEPVRLDELLAAEAPDPKGCHRQ from the coding sequence ATGCCCGCACGCGTGCCGCTCGCACTCCTCGCGCTCCTCTTCGTCCTCGGTTCCACCCTCCCCCGCCCCGCGTCGGCGAAGCAGCTCGTGGTCCGCTGCGGACAACCCCGCCCACCTCGCGTGGCCCTCACCTTCGACGACGGCCCGCACCCACGCTTCACGCGCGAGATCCTGGCCATCCTCAAGGAGCACAAGGTGAAGGCCACCTTCTTCGTGCTGGGGGGCCTGGCGCGCATCTTTCCGCAGATCCTGCGCGAGATCGAAGCCCAGGGGCACTTGCTCGCGAACCACTCGTGGAACCACCCGCGCACCGACACTCCCGACGGGTGGCGCACGCAGATCCAGCGTACGCAGGACGTGATACGCAAGGCGGGCGCCCACCCGACGCAGTACTACCGGCCCCCGCACGGCATCGTCACTCCGGTGGTGAAGCAGCTCGCGACCGAGCTGGCCCTCACGATCGTGCTCTACACGGTGCTCTCGTCGGACTGGCAGGGGATGAAGGCCGAGGCGCTGACGCAGCAGGTGGTGAAGGGCCTTCGCCCGGGCGGAATCGTGGTGCTACACGACGGGGGGCGCAACCGCACCGAGACGGTCAAGGCCGTCCCCGGGATCATCAAGGGCTTGCGAGAGAAGGGCCTCGAGCCGGTGCGCCTCGATGAGCTTCTCGCGGCTGAAGCGCCCGACCCGAAAGGCTGTCATCGGCAGTGA
- a CDS encoding DUF3552 domain-containing protein, with product MGLTFLVVAIGLAAGLAVGMALAARGDREVLAAARGRAERILAEAREATGLTRREAEATARGEVEELRALAERERRLLAEEIQHLEHRLAKQEERDAELEAALGGREATLAEREAQLQRASEEARQVRQDAKDQKREQRRVLEARAGRSAEQLKDEMAEQMIEDSRSRCADRLRNLEATGSDEFARQAKRVMGIAMQRYTGHSMRERTSTTMQLPEGAAERLRSEDGAAYLALLAQHSGVNLLLSDAGDTLRLDSSDGVNRELCRRALTRFLGEDRVRDPERLVRSIEGDLGREIGDLGRKAFRSLSLEVAKDEIVELVGKLNFRTSYTQNQWRHSIEAAHLAGLMAAELGLEIRVARRGALLHDIGKALTHELDGSHALIGADLARRSGELEAVANAIGYHHGEEPLGSAYAPLVAAADALSGGRPGARREMVEAYGDRIGDLERVANGFSGIVGVHAVQAGRELRVFVDEDRVSDAKLEELARDIAGKISDELVFPGQIRVTVIREFRAVETAN from the coding sequence CCGAGGCGCGGGAGGCGACGGGGTTGACCCGCCGGGAGGCCGAGGCCACGGCGCGCGGCGAGGTCGAGGAGCTCCGCGCGCTCGCGGAGCGGGAGCGTCGACTCTTGGCCGAGGAGATCCAGCACCTCGAGCACCGCCTCGCCAAGCAAGAGGAGCGAGACGCGGAGCTTGAGGCCGCCCTCGGGGGGAGGGAGGCGACGCTGGCCGAGCGCGAGGCGCAGCTTCAGCGCGCGTCCGAGGAGGCCCGGCAGGTGCGCCAGGACGCCAAGGACCAGAAGCGCGAGCAGCGACGAGTTCTCGAGGCCAGGGCGGGGCGGTCCGCGGAGCAGCTCAAGGACGAGATGGCCGAGCAGATGATCGAGGACTCGCGCTCCCGCTGTGCCGACCGGCTGCGCAACCTCGAGGCCACGGGGTCGGACGAGTTTGCCCGGCAGGCCAAGCGCGTGATGGGGATCGCGATGCAGCGCTACACGGGGCACTCGATGCGCGAGCGCACGAGCACCACGATGCAGCTCCCGGAGGGGGCCGCCGAGAGGCTTCGCTCCGAGGACGGAGCGGCCTACCTCGCGCTCCTCGCGCAGCACTCCGGCGTGAACCTCCTCCTCTCGGATGCGGGAGACACGCTCCGCCTCGACAGCTCGGACGGGGTGAACCGGGAACTCTGCCGCCGAGCCCTCACGCGCTTTCTGGGCGAGGACCGGGTGCGCGATCCCGAGCGGCTCGTCCGCTCCATCGAGGGAGACCTCGGGCGCGAGATCGGCGACCTCGGCCGCAAGGCCTTTCGCTCGCTCTCCCTCGAGGTGGCCAAGGACGAGATCGTGGAGCTCGTCGGGAAGCTCAACTTTCGCACGAGCTACACGCAGAACCAGTGGCGCCACTCCATCGAGGCGGCGCACCTCGCGGGGCTCATGGCGGCCGAGCTCGGGCTCGAGATCCGCGTCGCCCGGCGCGGTGCGCTCCTGCACGACATCGGCAAGGCCTTGACGCACGAGCTCGACGGCTCGCACGCGCTCATCGGCGCCGACCTCGCGCGGCGCTCCGGGGAGCTCGAGGCCGTCGCGAACGCCATCGGCTACCATCACGGCGAGGAACCTCTCGGGTCGGCCTACGCGCCGCTCGTCGCGGCGGCGGACGCGCTGAGCGGCGGGCGCCCGGGAGCGCGACGGGAGATGGTCGAGGCCTACGGCGATCGCATCGGGGACCTGGAGCGCGTCGCGAACGGCTTCTCGGGGATCGTCGGCGTGCACGCCGTTCAGGCGGGGCGCGAGCTGCGCGTCTTCGTCGACGAGGATCGTGTCTCGGACGCGAAGCTGGAGGAGCTCGCGCGCGACATCGCGGGCAAGATCTCCGACGAGCTGGTCTTCCCCGGACAGATCCGCGTGACCGTGATTCGCGAGTTCCGGGCGGTCGAGACCGCCAACTAA
- a CDS encoding polyhydroxyalkanoic acid system family protein, which translates to MPKLICEHSHSLASVEAQSRMRSLLDHFGVKYRFTTDWVGDGLARVRARGMTGQVTVGAQAVRFDLDLSFLLSPFRSRIEEGIRREVQRAFA; encoded by the coding sequence ATGCCCAAGCTGATCTGCGAGCACAGCCATTCTCTCGCCAGCGTCGAGGCCCAGTCGCGGATGCGATCGCTCCTCGACCACTTCGGGGTCAAGTACCGCTTCACCACCGACTGGGTGGGTGACGGACTGGCCCGCGTTCGCGCCCGCGGCATGACCGGACAGGTCACGGTCGGAGCGCAAGCGGTCCGCTTCGATCTGGACCTCTCCTTCCTCCTCTCTCCCTTTCGATCTCGCATCGAGGAAGGCATTCGCCGCGAAGTGCAGCGGGCTTTCGCCTAG
- a CDS encoding DUF1343 domain-containing protein: MVGLRCGSGRASWLVAGVAASLVVGLASSARAEWPRCRTRALPEARLAEAGFVPELSVELSLLLEDAVQKGLAKAAALIVVRNGKVVYRGTAGAARRDSIFDLASLTKVLVTAPAVLRLVEQGRLGLDDPIGRHVPWLRGTSKQQLTLRQLALHVAGLPSVVWKGPLTDGRDAIFQRIAKAKLRGAAGAAFKYSDLGYILLGEAVAARSGKSLDRAVADALFAPLGLCDTGFAPPREVLGRVVTPWPEGGKEGEVYDPLAWRMGKVAGHAGLYSTLDDLALFGQMLLEGGTLRGRRVLSARSVAELSGPHSVPGVGQRGFGFRLDRGRQGQAGALSPSAYGHTGYTGTSLWIDPERRLVVALLTNRTYLEPPPSVGALRARVHDVVKGSLVASPARVVTTGLDRLHEQGYAPLRGRRVGLITNQTAIDRQGRWIVDLLEEAPGVKLVSLFVPEHGLKAQVDRRIHDSTLTRGGQRVPVYSLFGSRRRPTDATLAGLDTLVFDVAAVGVRYYTYLATMGWAMEEAARRKLRFVVLDRPNPLGGEGAEGPVSSATRRTSTNYHPVPLRYGMTVGELARLYNAERRIGADLVVVPARGWRRAQLFPEQGLPWRDPSPNIRSWRQALLYAGIGFLESTNVAVGRGTDAPFQWFGAPWLDGPGFAQALAARKVPGFYVVPRVLTPKSGPYRGERCSGVQVILTDGRRARPVRLGLEVALLLRERHRQEWETKHLYRLINDPPTTEALLAGQPAERILRRFEPALARFLKARRRYLLYPD, from the coding sequence ATGGTCGGCCTGCGGTGCGGTTCGGGACGCGCGTCGTGGCTCGTGGCGGGAGTCGCCGCGAGCCTCGTCGTGGGCCTCGCGAGCTCGGCTCGGGCCGAGTGGCCGCGCTGTCGGACGCGCGCGCTTCCCGAGGCGAGGCTCGCGGAGGCGGGGTTCGTCCCCGAGCTCTCGGTCGAGCTGTCGCTCCTGCTCGAGGACGCGGTGCAGAAGGGCCTCGCCAAGGCGGCGGCGCTGATCGTCGTGCGTAACGGCAAGGTGGTCTACCGCGGGACGGCTGGGGCGGCCCGACGGGACAGCATCTTCGACCTGGCCTCGCTGACCAAGGTGCTGGTCACGGCTCCTGCGGTGCTGCGCCTCGTGGAGCAGGGTAGGCTCGGCCTCGACGATCCGATCGGACGGCACGTGCCCTGGCTTCGCGGCACGAGCAAGCAGCAGCTGACCCTCCGGCAGCTCGCGCTCCACGTGGCCGGCCTTCCGTCGGTGGTGTGGAAGGGACCGCTCACCGACGGGCGCGACGCGATCTTTCAGCGCATCGCGAAGGCGAAGCTGCGCGGCGCCGCCGGCGCGGCCTTCAAGTACAGCGACCTCGGGTACATCCTCCTCGGGGAGGCGGTCGCCGCGCGCTCCGGCAAGAGCCTCGATCGGGCGGTCGCCGACGCGCTTTTCGCGCCCCTCGGCCTGTGCGACACCGGCTTCGCCCCGCCGAGAGAGGTCCTCGGGCGTGTCGTCACGCCGTGGCCCGAAGGGGGCAAGGAGGGAGAGGTCTACGACCCGCTGGCGTGGCGCATGGGGAAGGTGGCCGGTCACGCGGGGCTCTACTCGACGCTCGACGACCTCGCGCTCTTCGGCCAGATGCTCCTCGAGGGGGGCACGCTCCGCGGCCGTCGCGTCTTGAGCGCGCGGAGCGTGGCGGAGCTGTCGGGGCCGCATTCCGTGCCCGGGGTCGGCCAGCGTGGCTTCGGCTTTCGTCTCGATCGCGGGCGCCAGGGCCAAGCCGGCGCGCTCTCGCCGAGCGCCTACGGGCACACGGGGTACACGGGCACTTCGCTCTGGATCGACCCCGAGCGGCGGCTGGTCGTCGCGCTCCTCACGAACCGCACCTACCTGGAGCCGCCTCCGTCGGTGGGTGCGCTCCGCGCTCGCGTGCACGACGTGGTGAAGGGCAGCCTCGTCGCGTCGCCGGCGCGGGTCGTCACGACGGGGCTCGACCGGCTGCACGAGCAAGGCTACGCGCCGCTCCGAGGGCGTCGCGTGGGGCTCATCACGAACCAGACCGCCATCGACCGCCAGGGGAGGTGGATCGTGGACCTCCTCGAGGAGGCGCCGGGGGTGAAGCTGGTCTCGCTCTTCGTGCCCGAGCACGGGCTCAAGGCGCAGGTGGACCGACGGATCCACGACAGCACGCTCACCCGCGGCGGGCAGCGCGTGCCGGTCTATAGCCTCTTCGGCTCGCGCCGCCGTCCCACCGATGCGACGCTGGCGGGGCTCGACACGCTGGTCTTCGACGTGGCCGCGGTGGGCGTTCGCTACTACACCTACCTCGCGACGATGGGTTGGGCCATGGAGGAGGCGGCGCGCCGCAAGCTCCGCTTCGTGGTGCTGGACCGGCCGAATCCCCTCGGTGGGGAGGGAGCCGAGGGGCCCGTCTCGAGCGCCACGCGGCGGACCTCGACGAACTACCACCCGGTGCCGCTGCGCTACGGGATGACCGTCGGTGAGCTCGCCCGCCTCTACAACGCCGAGCGGCGCATCGGCGCCGATCTGGTGGTGGTGCCCGCGCGCGGGTGGCGGCGGGCGCAGCTCTTCCCGGAGCAGGGGCTGCCGTGGCGGGACCCCTCGCCGAACATCCGCTCGTGGCGCCAGGCGCTGCTCTACGCGGGCATCGGGTTTCTCGAGAGCACCAACGTCGCCGTCGGGCGCGGGACGGATGCCCCCTTCCAGTGGTTCGGGGCGCCGTGGCTCGACGGGCCGGGATTCGCCCAGGCGCTCGCCGCACGCAAGGTGCCGGGCTTCTACGTCGTGCCTCGCGTGCTGACGCCGAAGTCGGGTCCCTACCGTGGCGAGCGGTGCTCGGGGGTCCAGGTGATTCTCACCGACGGCAGGCGCGCGAGGCCCGTGCGACTCGGGCTCGAGGTGGCGCTGCTCCTCCGCGAGCGCCACCGGCAAGAGTGGGAGACGAAGCACCTCTACCGGCTGATCAACGACCCGCCCACGACGGAAGCGCTGCTCGCCGGGCAGCCGGCGGAGAGGATCCTGCGCCGGTTCGAGCCGGCCCTCGCGCGCTTCCTCAAGGCGAGGCGACGCTACCTGCTCTATCCCGACTAG
- a CDS encoding cold-shock protein — protein sequence MQQGTVKWFNNSKGFGFILQEGGEDVFVHYSVIQGEGFRTLAEGDRVEFDVTRGPKGLQATQVRKIP from the coding sequence ATGCAGCAAGGGACAGTCAAGTGGTTTAACAACAGCAAGGGGTTTGGGTTCATTCTGCAGGAGGGCGGGGAGGACGTCTTCGTGCACTACTCGGTGATTCAGGGCGAGGGGTTCCGTACGCTCGCCGAGGGAGACCGTGTAGAGTTTGATGTCACCCGCGGGCCGAAGGGCCTCCAGGCCACGCAGGTCCGCAAGATTCCGTAG
- a CDS encoding cysteine desulfurase — MAFSLPLYLDHNATTPVDPRVLEAMAPCFAARFGNAASRSHALGRDAQSAVETARREVAELVGASPEEITFTSGATESNNLALRGALAARAARGRHLVTSAAEHPSVLELVRELEREGTAVSILPVGASGVVDPDDVRRALRPDTVLVSVMHVNNETGAVSAVAEIGALCREAEVLYHCDAVQAVGKLAVDVESAQVDLLSLSAHKLYGPKGIGALYLRRRARLRLRPLLVGGGQERGLRPGTVNVPGVVGLGAAARLARDALPVEGPRLRELAEQLLGALRQAIPEVCLNGAEAERVPGTLNLSFPLVESEALMLACPDLALSSGSACASGRAEPSHVLRAMGLTAERVHGAIRVSLGRFTTREQVAYAAERLAAAARDLARASPRFRDVPAG; from the coding sequence GTGGCCTTCTCCCTGCCACTCTACCTGGACCACAACGCGACCACCCCCGTGGACCCCCGGGTGCTCGAGGCGATGGCGCCGTGCTTCGCGGCGCGCTTCGGCAACGCTGCGAGCCGGAGCCACGCTCTTGGCCGGGACGCGCAGTCGGCGGTGGAGACGGCGCGACGCGAGGTCGCGGAGCTCGTCGGGGCGTCGCCCGAGGAGATTACCTTCACGAGCGGGGCGACGGAGAGCAACAACCTGGCGCTCCGTGGTGCGCTTGCCGCGCGGGCGGCGCGGGGGCGGCACCTCGTCACCTCGGCCGCCGAGCACCCGTCGGTGCTCGAGCTCGTGCGGGAGCTCGAGCGGGAGGGGACCGCGGTGAGCATCCTCCCCGTCGGGGCCTCGGGAGTCGTGGACCCCGACGACGTGCGGCGCGCGCTGCGGCCCGACACGGTGCTCGTATCGGTGATGCACGTGAACAACGAGACGGGCGCGGTCAGCGCCGTGGCGGAGATCGGCGCCCTCTGCCGCGAGGCGGAGGTGCTCTACCACTGCGACGCCGTGCAGGCCGTGGGGAAGCTCGCGGTGGACGTGGAGAGCGCGCAGGTGGACCTCCTCTCGCTCAGCGCCCACAAGCTCTACGGCCCGAAGGGGATCGGCGCGCTCTACCTGCGGCGCCGGGCGAGGCTGCGTTTGCGGCCGCTGCTCGTGGGAGGGGGCCAGGAGCGGGGACTTCGGCCGGGGACGGTGAACGTTCCCGGGGTCGTCGGCCTCGGCGCGGCGGCGCGGCTCGCACGGGACGCGTTGCCCGTCGAGGGGCCGCGGTTACGGGAGCTCGCGGAGCAGCTCCTCGGGGCCCTCAGGCAGGCCATCCCGGAGGTCTGCCTGAATGGCGCGGAGGCGGAGCGCGTCCCGGGAACGCTGAACCTCTCCTTTCCCCTCGTCGAGTCCGAGGCGCTGATGCTGGCCTGCCCGGACTTGGCGCTGAGCAGCGGTTCGGCCTGCGCGTCCGGGCGGGCCGAGCCCTCGCACGTCCTGCGCGCCATGGGTCTGACCGCGGAGCGGGTGCACGGGGCCATCCGGGTGAGCCTCGGGCGCTTCACCACTCGGGAGCAGGTGGCGTACGCCGCCGAAAGACTCGCTGCCGCCGCCCGCGACCTCGCCCGTGCCTCCCCGCGCTTCCGCGACGTACCAGCAGGGTGA
- a CDS encoding iron-sulfur cluster assembly accessory protein, with protein MAIAITPEAQVRIRQLMAKRPEAKALRLGVRGGGCSGFSYVFELDLAEAQPTDKVFEHEGFTVYVDQKSYFFLNATELDFVDELMGQRFKFNNPNVTSTCGCGESVSF; from the coding sequence ATGGCCATCGCGATCACCCCTGAAGCGCAGGTTCGAATCCGCCAGCTCATGGCCAAGCGCCCGGAGGCCAAGGCCTTGCGCCTCGGCGTGAGGGGCGGCGGGTGCTCGGGCTTCTCGTATGTCTTCGAGCTGGACCTGGCGGAGGCCCAGCCCACGGACAAAGTCTTCGAACACGAGGGCTTCACTGTCTACGTGGACCAGAAGAGTTACTTCTTCCTGAACGCCACTGAGCTGGACTTCGTGGACGAGTTGATGGGACAGCGCTTCAAGTTCAATAACCCGAACGTGACCTCCACGTGCGGCTGCGGGGAGAGCGTCTCGTTCTGA
- a CDS encoding serine/threonine protein kinase, protein MTPSERGDALEGQVVDERYRLKRRIGVGGMSLVYLAERLNIGKPVAVKFLRSAFANLPGFVRRFEQEARACSRLNHLNCVSVMDFGVAFGSPYLVMEYVAGTTVTELIARGPVPPRRAMHLCRQILAGLGHAHARGVVHRDLKPGNIMLTELTGSGEVVKIMDFGTAQILTGEPAEPTGGTEIGTPWYMAPEQAAGQPTDPRTDLYAVGVILFELLTAERPYMADDPHRVLQMHLSSPIPSPRALKPQAGISPELEGVVVRAMRKQPGDRFENAEAFDRALQQIPEAAPPRLPVARRTQPLPAVAAPSSAADARTPTPTPIPASPRPLWPLAVGATAVLALVGAAIWLWLRR, encoded by the coding sequence GTGACCCCGTCCGAAAGAGGAGACGCGCTCGAAGGCCAGGTGGTCGACGAGCGGTACCGCCTCAAGCGACGGATCGGCGTCGGCGGAATGAGCCTGGTGTACCTCGCCGAGCGCCTGAACATCGGCAAGCCGGTGGCGGTCAAGTTCCTGCGGAGCGCCTTTGCGAACCTGCCGGGGTTCGTACGCCGCTTCGAACAGGAGGCGCGAGCCTGCAGCCGGCTGAACCACCTGAACTGCGTCAGCGTGATGGACTTCGGGGTGGCCTTCGGCAGCCCGTACCTGGTGATGGAGTACGTCGCCGGCACCACCGTGACGGAGCTCATCGCGCGCGGCCCCGTGCCGCCGCGCCGAGCGATGCACCTCTGCCGCCAGATCCTGGCCGGCCTCGGTCACGCCCACGCGCGCGGGGTCGTGCACCGCGACCTCAAGCCCGGCAACATCATGCTCACCGAGCTGACCGGCAGCGGTGAGGTGGTCAAGATCATGGATTTCGGCACCGCGCAGATCCTGACCGGCGAGCCCGCCGAGCCCACGGGAGGCACCGAGATCGGTACTCCGTGGTACATGGCCCCGGAGCAGGCCGCGGGACAGCCCACCGATCCGCGCACCGACCTTTACGCCGTCGGAGTGATCCTCTTCGAGCTGCTCACCGCCGAGCGGCCCTACATGGCCGACGACCCGCACCGCGTGCTGCAGATGCACCTCTCGAGCCCGATCCCCTCGCCGCGCGCCCTCAAGCCGCAGGCGGGGATCAGCCCCGAGCTCGAAGGCGTGGTGGTGCGCGCGATGCGCAAGCAGCCAGGCGACCGCTTCGAGAACGCCGAGGCCTTCGACCGGGCCCTGCAGCAGATCCCCGAAGCCGCGCCTCCGCGCCTGCCCGTCGCGCGCCGCACGCAGCCGCTCCCCGCCGTGGCCGCGCCATCCTCGGCCGCCGACGCCCGGACCCCTACGCCAACCCCTATCCCAGCGTCGCCGAGGCCGCTCTGGCCCCTGGCCGTCGGGGCGACCGCGGTCCTCGCCTTGGTCGGCGCCGCGATCTGGCTCTGGCTTCGCCGCTGA